A window of the Desulfatirhabdium butyrativorans DSM 18734 genome harbors these coding sequences:
- a CDS encoding glycosyltransferase family 4 protein yields the protein MTDPTKGNEGNTRTDDLLSSRPVVVHIAPTPFFANRGCHIRIENEIRALRSHPYRIVVVTYAHGNDPDGIDVRRIHAIPGYTKTDAGYSPFKFLADIFLFFKVLAVCRCEKPVVLHAHLHEGALIGWAVCRCLGSPKPALVFDMQGSLSGELAAYGAFGENSPLLRAFEWIEGRISRMADFVICSSFNSFRCHERFTHGGVPAEIFTDMVPERFFQEPDRVRLRQRLGIQPNQRVLIYTGGLLPAKGLDELLATVRMLLERHDDLVCILAGYPMDRVKEEAQNCHWGDRCIIPGEVSYDRLSDWLGAGDVAIDPKPDTAGEASGKIVHYMAAGLPVVCFDSASNRTLLGDAGYYADSSEGVFGLVAAVERVLSDGAAARQRGIAGKRRAQKTVSPGGVGKRLADLYRRLAQGRFGGP from the coding sequence GTGACCGATCCTACCAAAGGAAATGAGGGAAATACGAGAACGGATGACCTGTTGTCATCTCGGCCCGTTGTGGTCCATATCGCACCGACGCCTTTCTTTGCCAATCGCGGTTGCCATATCCGCATCGAGAACGAAATCCGGGCGCTTCGATCCCATCCGTATCGGATCGTTGTGGTGACCTATGCCCATGGAAACGATCCGGACGGTATCGATGTTCGCCGCATCCATGCCATTCCCGGATATACGAAAACCGATGCGGGCTATTCCCCGTTCAAGTTTCTGGCCGACATTTTCTTGTTTTTCAAGGTCCTTGCCGTTTGTCGGTGCGAAAAGCCCGTTGTCCTGCATGCCCACCTGCACGAAGGCGCCTTGATCGGTTGGGCTGTCTGTCGCTGCCTGGGCTCGCCTAAACCGGCTCTGGTCTTCGACATGCAGGGGAGCCTTTCGGGGGAGCTTGCAGCCTATGGGGCTTTTGGCGAAAACTCTCCCCTGTTGCGGGCATTCGAATGGATCGAAGGCCGGATCAGCCGGATGGCGGATTTCGTGATTTGTTCTTCGTTCAACAGCTTTCGCTGTCACGAGCGGTTCACGCATGGAGGGGTCCCCGCGGAAATTTTCACGGACATGGTGCCGGAGCGGTTTTTTCAGGAACCGGATCGTGTCCGTCTCCGGCAACGGCTTGGTATCCAGCCGAACCAGCGGGTGCTGATCTATACCGGGGGGCTTCTGCCTGCCAAGGGGTTGGATGAACTGCTTGCCACTGTTCGGATGCTTCTTGAAAGGCATGACGATCTGGTGTGTATTCTGGCAGGATATCCGATGGATCGGGTGAAGGAAGAAGCCCAAAATTGCCATTGGGGCGATCGTTGCATCATACCTGGCGAAGTCTCTTACGATCGACTTTCCGACTGGCTGGGAGCAGGCGATGTCGCCATCGATCCAAAGCCGGATACAGCAGGGGAGGCCAGCGGCAAGATCGTTCACTACATGGCAGCAGGACTTCCGGTGGTGTGTTTCGATTCGGCATCCAACCGTACGCTTTTGGGGGATGCAGGCTACTATGCCGACAGCAGCGAAGGAGTCTTTGGATTGGTTGCGGCTGTCGAGAGGGTGTTGTCAGATGGGGCGGCGGCGAGGCAAAGAGGTATCGCCGGAAAACGGCGGGCGCAGAAGACCGTGTCGCCGGGCGGTGTCGGGAAGCGGCTTGCCGATTTATATCGTCGTCTTGCGCAAGGGCGATTCGGTGGTCCATAA
- a CDS encoding NAD-dependent epimerase/dehydratase family protein, protein MKTALVTGANGFAASVLCRKLLERQYRVRGLVRKGADLRLIDGLDIELFYGNLGGPEPLIEACSGIDVVLHLAAAYRKENVPRKTFWDVNVNGTRKVLDAAVENGVKRFVHCSTIGVQGDIKNPPATEEHPFDPGDAYQRSKLEGELLVRETFRKTGLAGTIVRPVAIYGPGDTRLLKLFRHIDRGTFRMIGSGQTCYHMVHVNDAVQGFLLAAEHPNAVGEVFVIGGENWTTLNELAEMIGAILGKPVSRQHIPAGLVWAAAVLCEAVCKPFNLPPPLYRRRVSFFLKHRAFDISKAKRLLGYTPRIGLEEGLRQTAEWYRRQGWL, encoded by the coding sequence TTGAAAACAGCATTGGTGACAGGTGCCAACGGCTTTGCAGCGAGCGTGTTGTGCAGAAAGCTCCTCGAGCGGCAATACCGGGTTCGGGGGCTTGTCCGAAAGGGAGCGGATCTGCGCCTGATCGACGGTTTGGATATAGAACTCTTCTATGGCAACCTCGGTGGTCCGGAACCGCTGATCGAGGCTTGCAGCGGCATCGACGTGGTCCTTCACCTTGCGGCGGCCTATCGAAAGGAAAATGTTCCCCGGAAAACCTTCTGGGATGTCAACGTCAACGGGACCCGAAAAGTCCTCGATGCCGCTGTTGAAAACGGTGTAAAGCGTTTTGTGCATTGCAGCACGATCGGCGTTCAGGGCGATATCAAGAATCCGCCTGCAACGGAAGAGCATCCCTTCGATCCCGGGGACGCCTATCAGCGCTCGAAACTTGAAGGAGAGCTTCTGGTGCGCGAGACCTTCCGCAAAACGGGACTGGCTGGAACCATCGTTCGGCCCGTCGCCATCTATGGACCTGGAGACACGCGACTGCTCAAGCTCTTCCGGCATATCGACCGGGGAACGTTCCGGATGATCGGCTCCGGCCAAACCTGTTATCACATGGTTCATGTGAATGATGCTGTTCAGGGCTTCCTTCTTGCCGCCGAGCATCCGAATGCCGTCGGCGAGGTCTTCGTGATCGGTGGGGAAAACTGGACGACTTTAAACGAATTGGCGGAGATGATCGGGGCCATTCTCGGGAAACCGGTTTCCAGGCAGCACATACCGGCCGGGCTTGTCTGGGCTGCCGCCGTTCTGTGCGAAGCCGTCTGCAAACCGTTCAACCTTCCCCCCCCGCTGTACCGGCGAAGGGTGAGCTTTTTTCTGAAACATCGCGCCTTTGATATTTCCAAGGCAAAACGGCTTCTCGGGTACACCCCACGGATAGGGCTTGAGGAAGGCCTGCGGCAGACCGCCGAATGGTATCGCAGGCAGGGGTGGTTGTGA
- a CDS encoding acyltransferase codes for MKSLHLRSIDKPDLHRMLHDTGTSSIARYRDKVWGDVGWSQVLAGELMTGILAGLPGGLGYFCRQRCYRFLFRNMGREVILGRNIVLRHPGRIVLGDETAIDDDTLIDAAGAGEDGIAIGNRVIVSRNCIIQGKTGPVVIGDGSDIGANTVMTSVGGIVLEDHVLIAGNVYIGGGRYHTEDRQLPILRQGVYSRGPIRIGSGSWIGAGAIVLDGVTIGRGCVIGAGSVVTKDIPDFWMAAGVPAKPMRFRFEEQEAG; via the coding sequence ATGAAATCCTTGCATCTGCGCAGCATCGATAAACCTGACCTGCATCGGATGCTCCATGATACCGGCACATCCAGTATCGCCCGATATCGGGACAAAGTCTGGGGAGATGTGGGATGGAGCCAAGTGCTCGCTGGTGAGCTGATGACGGGTATTCTCGCCGGTCTTCCAGGCGGACTGGGATATTTCTGCAGGCAGCGTTGCTACAGGTTCCTCTTTCGAAACATGGGAAGGGAGGTCATTCTGGGCCGCAACATCGTGCTGCGCCATCCCGGGCGAATCGTCCTCGGGGATGAAACTGCCATTGACGATGACACCCTGATCGATGCCGCAGGAGCCGGAGAGGATGGCATTGCGATCGGTAACCGGGTGATCGTCTCTCGCAACTGCATCATCCAGGGGAAGACGGGACCGGTGGTGATCGGGGATGGATCGGATATCGGCGCGAACACGGTGATGACCTCGGTCGGCGGCATCGTTTTGGAAGATCATGTTCTGATTGCCGGGAATGTCTATATCGGCGGCGGTCGGTATCATACCGAAGACAGGCAGTTGCCGATTCTGCGGCAGGGAGTGTATTCGCGGGGGCCGATCCGGATCGGCAGCGGAAGCTGGATCGGGGCGGGCGCCATCGTCCTGGACGGGGTGACGATCGGCCGTGGATGTGTGATCGGCGCGGGATCGGTCGTCACGAAAGACATTCCCGATTTCTGGATGGCTGCCGGTGTACCGGCCAAACCCATGCGGTTTCGTTTTGAAGAGCAGGAGGCCGGTTGA
- a CDS encoding TolB family protein — protein MRSGWVQLILRLFLLWLWVASEPAPASTSAIETVTGAHTRVAWLQDQGDGTDTLARGTSLMVMGIDSRDGRGERPLLPSVAGYRKPLLTPDGRRVVFSIQRPETIFVVDWEGGLPTALTKGLAVAVWAEPKTGKTWVYAVRKPDPEDEDRFSEIVRFPIDRPEAEELVWNKTAVNKDNFQLSRDGKTACSTLPWPSIGRMTLPNRSSQVYAKGCWPSMAPDDSRLAWVFDGSHRNLTMFPADGGEPWRVAVDRAKGIDGFEVYHPRWTNHPGYLVITGPYKIAAGPNAIRGGGAGVEVYLGKFSADMTVVVEWVQVSRNQKADFFPDAWIAGGERISLRSDRIGPGKDRSGGKSMLPEAIAIEGTLLEMSDIPDPSAILPYRNAFAVYRYRVVSSDASQGIAVGVGKEILVAHWVIRDGKKLSGFPRSSGRVYRMTIEDMALHPEWESERLIRDMDAWDLPLYVDVSG, from the coding sequence ATGCGATCCGGATGGGTGCAATTGATTCTGAGGCTTTTTCTACTATGGTTATGGGTGGCCTCAGAACCCGCTCCTGCCTCGACTTCCGCCATCGAGACCGTGACCGGGGCTCATACCCGGGTTGCCTGGCTGCAGGATCAGGGGGATGGAACCGATACCTTGGCTCGGGGCACCTCTTTGATGGTCATGGGAATCGATTCCCGGGACGGCAGGGGCGAGCGTCCGCTGCTGCCATCGGTTGCCGGATACCGGAAGCCGCTCCTGACCCCGGATGGCAGGCGGGTCGTGTTTTCGATCCAGCGGCCGGAGACGATCTTTGTCGTCGACTGGGAGGGCGGCCTTCCGACGGCCTTGACCAAGGGCCTTGCGGTGGCCGTCTGGGCCGAGCCGAAAACCGGCAAGACCTGGGTGTATGCCGTCAGAAAACCCGATCCGGAGGATGAAGACCGCTTTTCCGAGATTGTTCGGTTTCCGATCGATCGGCCGGAAGCCGAGGAGTTGGTTTGGAACAAGACGGCTGTGAACAAAGACAATTTCCAGCTTTCGAGGGATGGGAAAACGGCCTGCTCCACCCTGCCTTGGCCTTCGATTGGGCGGATGACGTTGCCGAACCGTTCTTCGCAGGTATACGCCAAAGGCTGTTGGCCTTCGATGGCCCCGGATGACAGCCGACTGGCTTGGGTGTTCGACGGTTCCCACAGGAACCTGACGATGTTCCCGGCCGATGGCGGCGAGCCGTGGCGGGTGGCTGTCGACCGGGCCAAAGGGATCGACGGTTTTGAGGTCTATCACCCCCGATGGACGAACCATCCAGGGTATCTCGTCATCACCGGACCCTACAAGATAGCTGCCGGGCCCAACGCCATCCGGGGTGGTGGGGCAGGCGTGGAGGTGTATCTCGGAAAATTTTCGGCGGACATGACCGTTGTAGTCGAATGGGTTCAGGTGAGCCGTAATCAGAAAGCCGACTTCTTCCCGGATGCCTGGATTGCCGGTGGGGAGCGGATTTCGTTGAGATCGGACAGGATCGGTCCTGGAAAAGATCGAAGCGGCGGCAAATCGATGTTGCCCGAAGCGATTGCCATCGAGGGAACGCTTCTCGAGATGAGCGACATCCCCGATCCGTCGGCCATTTTGCCGTATCGGAATGCGTTTGCCGTTTACCGATATCGGGTGGTTTCATCCGATGCATCGCAGGGAATCGCTGTCGGGGTTGGAAAGGAAATTCTCGTGGCGCACTGGGTCATTCGGGACGGAAAGAAACTTTCTGGATTTCCGCGGAGTTCGGGACGTGTCTACCGGATGACCATCGAAGACATGGCCCTGCATCCCGAATGGGAAAGCGAGCGCCTGATCCGGGACATGGATGCCTGGGACCTGCCCCTGTATGTCGATGTCTCGGGGTAG
- a CDS encoding MBOAT family O-acyltransferase, translating to MVFSSILFLFGFLPLVLSAYFPTPSRWKNLCLTLFSYVFYGWSNPLFVPVMAASTMIDYVCALKIASHSDQEPVRSSGEAPFRRRRWLILSLCTNLGLLGFFKYFNFGIDTARTLLAAFGHESALADWTLRVTLPLGISFYTFQSMSYTIDVYRGKIAPTRNFIDFACFVSLFPQLVAGPIVRYADLAQALIRRTVTVQGFARGVALLSVGLAKKVILANPCGKIADIVFSAYGLDVWTAWYGAVAYAFQIYFDFSGYSDMAIGLGMMFGFCFPTNFDSPYRSQSITEFWRRWHISLSTWLRDYLYFSLGGNRLSPMKTYRNLILVMLLGGLWHGAAWTFVAWGGLHGIWLAVERAAGKKPLYGAFPKPLRIGLTFVLVTLGWVMFRSADFSHALQYYGALFGLGRVSENLLLITGMVARPWDWVVMGICGLIVWTTPVSRNWVMDWRPWKAVVCGGLFVFSVAILLTQGYNPFIYFIF from the coding sequence ATGGTCTTCAGCTCGATCCTCTTTCTGTTCGGATTCCTCCCGCTTGTTCTTTCGGCGTATTTCCCTACTCCTTCCCGTTGGAAAAATCTCTGCCTCACCCTGTTCAGCTATGTCTTCTATGGATGGAGCAACCCCCTGTTCGTTCCCGTGATGGCGGCATCCACCATGATCGACTATGTCTGTGCGCTGAAGATTGCGAGCCATTCCGATCAGGAACCGGTACGTTCCTCCGGTGAGGCTCCTTTCCGCAGAAGACGCTGGCTGATCCTTTCTCTTTGCACCAATTTGGGGCTACTCGGTTTTTTCAAATATTTCAATTTCGGCATCGATACGGCCAGGACCTTGTTGGCGGCATTCGGGCATGAATCGGCGCTTGCCGACTGGACGCTTCGGGTGACGCTGCCGCTCGGGATCAGCTTCTATACGTTTCAGTCCATGAGCTATACGATCGACGTGTACCGGGGAAAAATAGCGCCGACCCGCAATTTCATCGATTTCGCCTGTTTCGTATCCCTGTTTCCGCAACTGGTTGCAGGGCCCATCGTCCGATATGCCGATCTGGCCCAGGCCCTGATCCGACGGACCGTTACCGTTCAAGGATTTGCCAGAGGGGTTGCCTTGTTGTCTGTGGGGCTTGCCAAGAAAGTGATTCTCGCCAATCCCTGCGGCAAGATCGCAGATATCGTCTTCAGTGCCTATGGGCTGGATGTTTGGACGGCCTGGTATGGGGCTGTGGCATACGCTTTCCAAATCTATTTCGATTTCAGCGGCTATTCGGATATGGCCATCGGATTGGGCATGATGTTCGGGTTCTGCTTCCCGACCAATTTCGACTCGCCCTACCGTTCCCAATCCATCACGGAATTCTGGCGGCGGTGGCACATATCGCTTTCGACCTGGCTGCGGGATTATCTCTATTTTTCGTTGGGCGGAAACCGGCTTTCGCCGATGAAAACCTACCGCAATCTGATACTCGTGATGCTGCTGGGAGGGCTCTGGCACGGTGCGGCGTGGACGTTTGTGGCATGGGGCGGGCTGCACGGCATTTGGTTGGCCGTAGAGCGGGCGGCAGGGAAAAAGCCGCTCTACGGTGCATTTCCCAAGCCGCTTCGGATCGGCCTGACCTTTGTTCTGGTGACCCTCGGATGGGTGATGTTCCGATCTGCGGATTTCAGCCATGCGCTTCAGTATTACGGAGCTCTCTTTGGACTTGGCAGGGTTTCGGAGAACCTTCTTCTAATCACCGGCATGGTGGCCCGGCCTTGGGACTGGGTTGTCATGGGCATCTGTGGCCTGATTGTCTGGACGACACCTGTTTCCCGCAACTGGGTGATGGACTGGCGCCCCTGGAAGGCCGTTGTTTGCGGAGGGCTCTTTGTCTTCTCCGTTGCGATTTTGCTGACGCAGGGGTACAATCCATTCATCTATTTTATCTTCTGA
- a CDS encoding alginate O-acetyltransferase AlgX-related protein: MKGEREVSAGDRLMVFGFLTVLLGVAAIIGADAVRRDLGRQGDGCPVEGFPVGLSQPKTIGWGTIVQANARLIQKMRDVENGMEAAFPMRNRVFDLLLPAYRSLGASVDKVVPGRDGWLFYEPDLLHLTGPGFLQKAGSSGGTSDPLSGVLDFYRQLQRRGIQLLVLPTPGKPSILPEHLQQGARDTERPLKNPSWDAWVAALRRSGVDVLDVHELLWERKRKDQIPYLRTDTHWTPDAVDAVAEVVAKTVEPRLAGGPMLQMERRSVQVSNRGDIAVMVDRAASRPLHDPETVRIDQILFGGTIVPEDRSARVLLIGDSFSNIYSSDRMGWGEGAGLAEQLAFHLRQPIDRIVHNDAGAVAGRKALAAERTRGRDRLAGKRVVIWQFACRELSFGNWAPVPLEAKNAREASPGFLTPPAGKVLRISGVVSATSTVPTPGSVPYADHLMALHLTGVVSADGSVSDAEALVYVFSMKAHRKTSLASLRSGERVCLDVRPWEEVEDRLGSINRSELEDESLLAAVPCWGEPIGE, translated from the coding sequence ATGAAGGGTGAACGAGAGGTTTCTGCTGGCGACCGGTTGATGGTCTTCGGATTTCTGACGGTCCTCTTGGGGGTGGCGGCTATCATCGGTGCCGACGCCGTACGCCGAGATTTGGGAAGGCAGGGGGATGGGTGCCCGGTCGAAGGATTTCCGGTAGGGCTTTCCCAACCGAAGACCATCGGGTGGGGAACCATCGTTCAGGCGAATGCCAGACTGATTCAGAAGATGCGGGATGTCGAAAACGGGATGGAAGCAGCGTTTCCGATGCGAAACCGGGTCTTCGATCTGCTCCTGCCGGCCTATCGCAGCCTTGGGGCATCCGTCGACAAGGTTGTACCGGGGAGGGATGGATGGCTGTTCTACGAACCGGACCTGCTTCATCTGACCGGGCCTGGATTTCTCCAGAAGGCGGGGAGTTCAGGCGGGACTTCGGATCCATTGTCTGGGGTTCTCGATTTCTACCGGCAGCTTCAAAGACGCGGCATACAGCTCCTGGTTTTGCCGACACCCGGCAAGCCATCGATCTTGCCGGAACACCTGCAGCAGGGGGCTCGGGATACCGAAAGGCCGTTGAAAAACCCGAGCTGGGATGCCTGGGTGGCGGCGCTCCGGCGTTCGGGCGTGGATGTGCTCGATGTGCATGAGCTGCTGTGGGAGCGGAAACGGAAAGACCAGATCCCGTATCTGCGAACGGATACCCATTGGACGCCGGATGCGGTGGATGCGGTCGCCGAGGTCGTGGCGAAGACGGTCGAACCCCGTTTGGCTGGAGGGCCGATGTTGCAGATGGAGCGGCGATCTGTTCAGGTCAGCAACCGGGGCGACATTGCGGTGATGGTCGATCGGGCGGCATCTCGGCCGCTGCATGATCCGGAAACCGTCCGGATCGATCAAATCCTCTTCGGAGGGACGATCGTGCCGGAGGATCGGTCCGCTCGGGTGCTCCTGATCGGAGACAGCTTCAGCAACATTTACTCCTCGGATCGCATGGGCTGGGGAGAAGGAGCCGGGCTTGCCGAGCAGTTGGCTTTCCATCTCCGGCAGCCGATCGATCGAATCGTTCACAACGATGCCGGAGCCGTTGCAGGCAGAAAAGCGCTGGCTGCAGAACGGACTCGAGGACGGGATCGACTGGCCGGAAAGCGGGTCGTGATTTGGCAGTTTGCATGTCGGGAGCTTTCCTTCGGGAATTGGGCTCCGGTTCCGCTGGAGGCGAAGAACGCTCGGGAGGCATCGCCCGGTTTTCTGACACCGCCTGCAGGCAAGGTCTTGCGGATATCGGGTGTCGTTTCCGCAACATCCACGGTTCCTACGCCGGGATCTGTTCCCTATGCCGATCACCTCATGGCCCTGCATCTGACGGGTGTCGTTTCTGCGGATGGATCCGTATCGGATGCCGAAGCGCTCGTCTATGTGTTCAGCATGAAGGCTCATCGGAAGACGTCCCTTGCCTCCCTGCGGTCCGGGGAGCGGGTATGCCTCGATGTACGCCCGTGGGAAGAAGTGGAAGACCGGTTGGGTTCGATCAACCGGAGCGAACTGGAGGATGAAAGCTTGCTGGCTGCTGTGCCTTGCTGGGGAGAGCCGATCGGGGAATGA
- a CDS encoding alginate O-acetyltransferase AlgX-related protein produces the protein MKRGVLFQRIWVDQRGMFFRRLCCFVWLVFGWMGVVSEAMAGDPNLPLSPAQFRERCRSLSGQVQTERSGVVPGVDGWLFLGKEIDHIAKGPFWGPDAKATGTASNEAWRDPMPAIRDFAEQLKKSGVHLILMPVPPKAVVYPDRLWKDVRVNAKQERLDAVHAEFYSLLRKDGIDILDLTPILLASRQEEDEPLYCQTDSHWSGRGIQTAAGAAATRIRERLGEAAKGIVPMKTAESRVTFSGDLARLLGTAESETRVLRMVSDASGKKLAPDERSNVLILADSHGLVFHAGGDMHAEGAGLFEQLSFELGYPVDLIAVRGSGATPARINLMRKIQRDPAYLQRKKVVLWCFSAREFTESDGWRIVPLGQAAGAGGKSRP, from the coding sequence ATGAAAAGAGGCGTGCTGTTTCAAAGAATATGGGTCGATCAGCGGGGAATGTTTTTCAGGCGGTTGTGTTGCTTTGTCTGGCTGGTTTTCGGATGGATGGGTGTGGTTTCGGAGGCAATGGCCGGTGATCCGAACCTTCCACTTTCTCCTGCCCAATTTCGGGAACGCTGTCGCAGCCTGTCCGGTCAAGTGCAGACCGAGCGTTCCGGAGTCGTTCCGGGGGTCGATGGGTGGCTGTTTCTTGGAAAAGAAATCGATCACATCGCCAAAGGGCCGTTCTGGGGACCAGACGCAAAGGCTACCGGCACGGCCTCCAATGAAGCCTGGCGGGATCCGATGCCTGCCATCCGCGATTTTGCCGAGCAACTCAAGAAAAGCGGCGTGCATCTCATCCTGATGCCGGTGCCGCCCAAGGCCGTTGTCTACCCGGATCGGCTTTGGAAGGATGTGCGGGTGAATGCGAAGCAGGAGCGCCTCGATGCGGTTCATGCCGAATTTTATTCCCTGCTTCGGAAAGACGGCATCGATATTCTCGACCTGACGCCGATTCTTCTGGCGTCTCGGCAGGAGGAAGATGAGCCGCTCTATTGTCAGACCGATTCCCATTGGTCCGGAAGAGGGATTCAGACGGCGGCCGGGGCTGCAGCCACGCGCATTCGGGAACGCTTGGGTGAAGCTGCAAAGGGGATTGTGCCGATGAAAACGGCTGAAAGCCGGGTGACATTTTCGGGCGATTTGGCCCGACTCTTGGGTACGGCCGAGTCGGAAACGCGGGTGCTGCGAATGGTCTCCGATGCATCCGGAAAGAAGCTTGCACCGGATGAACGCTCGAACGTGCTGATTCTGGCGGACAGTCACGGTCTCGTCTTTCATGCCGGAGGGGACATGCATGCCGAGGGCGCCGGTCTGTTCGAACAGCTAAGCTTCGAGCTCGGATATCCCGTCGATCTGATTGCTGTCCGCGGTTCCGGCGCAACGCCTGCAAGGATCAACCTGATGCGGAAGATTCAGCGGGATCCGGCCTATCTGCAGCGGAAGAAGGTCGTTTTGTGGTGTTTTTCGGCGAGGGAATTCACCGAAAGTGACGGATGGCGGATCGTTCCGTTAGGCCAGGCAGCAGGTGCCGGTGGAAAGTCCCGACCATGA
- a CDS encoding polysaccharide deacetylase family protein codes for MIGKLKRLLLEAPIEIRRVLRGWYPDFVTSDRVSTLGRQVPVFMFHSDPKEVVAEQLAYLADNGYRSLRLSEFMAFLNGELDLKAPSVVLSWDDGDRSWFRDVYPLLKRFGFCGIGFVVTSRIAENTSSEEGPGWLSWEEIRQMEAEGVMDIQSHGHLHNRVFVTDRVVDFFRPETDINPLHLDLPWVYQDGRLRMIDSPGAPLFDTASALSDWPMFLDNEHVRTICIDWAAQNSRGMPVSDMGRRLRSVYREASSRFGKGRFESLTEQRQRIAFDLAESRKTLADRLGKQSDVICLPYGEGGRTVVETAMQQQWQGLFWVCRPDRRTNRPGDSPWFIPRLKNDYIFRLPGRGRKSLPEIWSAKWRRRMARNHIY; via the coding sequence ATGATCGGCAAACTGAAGCGGCTTCTTCTGGAAGCGCCCATCGAAATACGCCGGGTGCTTCGGGGCTGGTATCCCGATTTCGTGACGAGCGACCGGGTATCCACCCTCGGTCGGCAGGTGCCGGTCTTCATGTTTCACAGCGATCCCAAGGAGGTCGTTGCCGAACAACTGGCCTATCTGGCGGACAACGGCTACCGAAGCCTCCGTCTTTCGGAATTCATGGCCTTTCTGAACGGCGAGCTGGATCTGAAAGCGCCTTCCGTCGTGCTGAGCTGGGATGATGGGGATAGGAGCTGGTTTCGCGATGTTTACCCGCTTCTGAAGCGTTTCGGGTTCTGCGGGATCGGGTTTGTGGTGACCAGCCGGATCGCCGAGAACACGTCTTCCGAAGAAGGACCGGGATGGCTGAGCTGGGAAGAGATTCGGCAAATGGAAGCTGAAGGTGTGATGGATATCCAATCTCACGGCCACTTGCACAACCGGGTGTTTGTGACTGATCGGGTGGTGGACTTTTTTCGGCCGGAGACGGACATCAATCCCCTTCATCTCGACCTGCCCTGGGTTTACCAGGACGGACGGCTCCGGATGATCGATTCTCCCGGAGCACCGCTCTTCGATACGGCCTCCGCCCTGTCGGATTGGCCCATGTTTCTGGACAATGAACATGTGCGAACGATCTGCATCGACTGGGCCGCTCAAAACAGTCGGGGCATGCCGGTCAGTGATATGGGGCGAAGATTACGCAGCGTGTACCGGGAAGCCTCCAGCCGTTTCGGAAAAGGGCGATTCGAATCCTTGACGGAGCAGCGACAGCGGATTGCGTTCGATCTGGCGGAATCCCGAAAGACGCTTGCCGATCGACTGGGAAAGCAGAGCGATGTGATCTGCCTCCCCTATGGGGAAGGTGGGCGGACGGTTGTTGAAACGGCGATGCAGCAGCAATGGCAGGGCTTGTTCTGGGTGTGCCGTCCGGATCGTCGGACGAATCGGCCCGGGGATTCACCGTGGTTCATCCCGCGCCTGAAAAACGACTATATCTTTCGGTTGCCGGGCCGGGGGCGAAAGAGCCTTCCCGAAATCTGGAGCGCCAAATGGAGACGTCGGATGGCCAGAAACCACATCTATTGA
- a CDS encoding glycosyltransferase family 2 protein: MSSEITVGIVNFNGRETIGSVIASIRRQDVPVDRLLVVDNASTDGSREWIAAHHPEIDLIAFPENRGPAAARNRLLQKARTPFLFLLDNDIVLESDVCRKLLRILHMHPDIALCHPEIRDEADPSAYHYNGGWIHYLGAFISREKPDPVRPRPEFEIFDTVSGAAMLVRRRDALDVGGFDEAYVFNWEDGDFCIRLTLSGRKCVNVPEAVVHHRGKPRGMAKVYYQARNRWMFLLKFFEWPTLLLSLPMLALFEVAQLGFVCLKGFGGAYLRGLRDAVRMLPALLKKRKAFFRWKRRKDAEWLRSGEMFVSGNLKASQTAAQCMDILNRIFDLWWDAIVLPCLKRRPSDKRPWFRLPPAP, from the coding sequence ATGTCATCCGAAATAACTGTCGGTATCGTGAATTTCAACGGCAGGGAGACGATCGGCTCGGTAATCGCCTCCATCCGCCGCCAGGATGTTCCTGTGGATCGCCTGCTGGTGGTGGACAACGCTTCGACGGACGGAAGCAGGGAGTGGATTGCAGCGCATCATCCCGAGATTGATCTCATTGCATTTCCTGAAAACCGGGGACCAGCGGCGGCCAGAAACCGGCTTCTTCAGAAGGCCCGTACTCCCTTTCTTTTTTTGCTCGACAACGACATCGTTCTCGAATCCGATGTCTGCCGGAAGCTGCTCCGCATATTGCACATGCACCCGGATATTGCCTTGTGTCATCCGGAAATCCGCGATGAAGCGGATCCATCGGCCTATCACTACAATGGCGGATGGATTCATTATCTGGGCGCCTTCATATCTCGGGAAAAGCCCGATCCGGTTCGGCCAAGGCCCGAATTTGAAATCTTCGATACCGTTTCGGGAGCGGCCATGCTCGTCAGAAGGCGGGATGCGCTCGATGTCGGCGGCTTCGATGAAGCGTACGTGTTCAACTGGGAAGACGGGGATTTCTGCATCCGCCTCACCCTGAGCGGCAGGAAATGCGTCAACGTTCCGGAAGCGGTGGTTCATCATCGGGGGAAACCCCGGGGGATGGCCAAGGTCTATTATCAGGCCAGGAACCGGTGGATGTTTCTGCTGAAATTCTTCGAATGGCCTACGCTGTTGCTTTCCCTGCCGATGCTGGCGCTCTTCGAGGTGGCCCAGCTGGGATTCGTCTGCCTGAAAGGCTTCGGTGGCGCCTATCTTCGGGGACTCCGGGACGCCGTTCGGATGCTTCCCGCGCTTTTGAAGAAACGTAAGGCGTTTTTTCGATGGAAGCGCCGTAAGGATGCCGAATGGCTTCGATCCGGCGAGATGTTTGTTTCCGGAAATCTGAAGGCTTCGCAAACCGCGGCCCAATGCATGGACATCCTGAATCGCATCTTTGATCTGTGGTGGGACGCCATTGTGCTGCCCTGTCTGAAACGGCGGCCAAGCGACAAACGGCCTTGGTTCAGATTGCCACCTGCGCCATGA